The Mesorhizobium loti DNA segment GAGCTGGAAGGCATATGCGCGCGCTTCTGCGCCGAGCGCATGACCGGCAGCGAGCGCCGCGCGCTCGAGGCCGAGCACCAGGCCTCGGCGCGGCTGGTGCGGCTGGGCGCCGAGGAAGACTATGAATACTTCAACACCGAGTTCCACAGCCGGCTCTATCGCGGCGCTCACAGCACGCACATCCAAGAGCTGACCGCGACGACGCGCAGCCGGCTGGCGCCCTTCCGCCGCGCCCAGTTCAGGCTGGCCGGACGCCTGGCCAAATCCTGGCAGGAGCATGACGCCATCGTCACCGCAATCCTGCGTGGCGACGGCGCCGCCGCCGGCAAGGCCGCGCGCGACCACGTCTCCATCGTCAGCGAGGCGAGCGCCGTCTTTGCCGTCGGCGACCAGCCGAAGGCGGCCACCACGATACGAGTCACGTCAGGCTGACGATCCACCCGGCGTCAGCGCCATCGGGGACATGGTCCAGCTATGTGGCACCGCGGTGCAACAAGCCCTTACCAAAACCCCACCAGCGACCTCAGCATCGCGGCCGGGCCAACCGCCTCGCGGCACGTCTCACGAAACCCGGCCCGTCCTGTTGCATCGAGCACATCGTCGTCGATGGCGCGCAGGATGGTGCTCGCGTTGCGCCAGCCGATCCTGACCAGCGCCGATGTCAGCTCGGCGCGCGCCGGATCGAAGGCCTTTTCATTCGTCGCGCTTTCGGCGGGATCAAAGTCATTACTCGCGCCGAGTTTGTGCCTGGGAATCGCCACCTCGCTGCGAACGTCGAAAGGACTGACACAGCCGAGGAAATCAGAGATCAGATAAAGCGACGTGGCCGGCGCCGCGACAAGCTGCTCATAGGCGACGAAATGCACAGGCGCGCCGGTGCGGCGAAGCGCATCCATGGCGAAATAGAACTGGTTCCAGTAATCGGCCGGCGAGCGGAACCTGTATTCCATGCGCTTGGGCTCGGTGAAATCCTGCCTGACTTCGAACGGTTGCTCGAGGAACGAGCCGAGATTCCCGTTCGGCTTGAAAATCGTGTCGTTCCTGGCAAGGCGGAACCATGACAGGATCTGTGTGACCGGATCCTTGCTCATGACGACAATGGGCAAGCCCCCATGGTCGACCTCGCGCCCGCTCATGAGCGCCGGGAAGATTCCGTGTTTCCAGAATCCCTGATCGAAGACGACCGGGATTTCGAGGTAACGTTCGACGAGATGCTTGGCGAGATTGGTGCCGGATCGCGGCGTCCCCATCACCCGGACGGCATCAATGCCGAGCCGCTCCCGCGCTCCGCCAAGCGTCGACATGTTCACGATGCTTCCCATTACGCCCTGCGAAAAACGGGTTGATCGGCTACCAATGCGCCGGCCTGTCTGGCCGGCCCGGCCAGCACCGGATGCGGCCCGTAAATCCTGGGCGTCGGATCGTCTGAAGCGGTCTCTGCGACGGGGTCAAGTTCTGCGGCATGGTCGACTTCCGCGACATGGTCAATAGCCGCGACATGGTCGACAATGGTCGCGAAAAACGCGCGCTCGCGGATCGGGCGGTATCGCGTCGTGATGGTGTGGCGCAATTCGGCGAGCCACACCGGATCGGTGCAGGCCTTGGCGATTGCGGCACACCAGCCTTCGACGTCACGCGCGGGGATGGTCGGCATCAGGCCCTGCGTCGCCTCTGTCAGCGACGGCGCGTCCGAGATCAGCACCGGCAGCCCGAAATCGAGGCACTCGGCCGCCCCCAGGCCCCAGCCTTCGACCGCCGAGGGATAGACGCTGAATTCGGCGTCCCGGTAGAGTTCCGCCAGTTCCCGGTCGCTGAGGTTGGAGCGGAACTGGACATGCTCGGCAAGCTCGGGATGCTCAGCCATGAAGGCGGTAAGCTCTTCATACATCCAGCCCCACCGGCCGCACAGCACGAGCGTCGGCAGCCTGTCCCCCAGCAGCGGCAAAAGCCGGTGCCAGACCTTGAGCAGAAGGATGTGGTTTTTCCGGATCTCGATCGTCGAGCAGTAGAGGACGAATTTGCGGTTCCGGTTTTGCTTTACGACGGACATCTCCCGGTCGGTGACGCTTTCCCTCAGGAAGGCGCCGGGCGATGCAACCGCGACCTGGGGAATCCGGCGCAGGCCGGAGGCTTTCGCATGACACTTCACCCTGTCGGCGGTGTATTTCGACACGCAGACGAGCAGCTGCGCATTTTCCAGCTGCCATGCCGTGTTGCGGACAAAACCGCGCGCGTGATGCGGACCGACGAATTGCGGGAAGTCGATCGGAATGAGGTCGTGCATCAAGGTGAAGATGCCGCTTTTGGCTTTTCCCGTGAGCTTCTTGGCGGCGAACTCGTGCACGCTCGCACTGGACAGAAAGCAGATGACGTTTTCGTCTTTCAGCGGATCTCCGGTATCGAGCCTGCTTGGGCGGAGCGCCGACTTCACGATCTTGAAAAGCCGGATGGCCGTCTTGGACAGTTGGAACTTGAGCCCGCGCCGCTTCTCGGAACCCGAGAGGAAGATCGCCGCCACGCGATCGAACTCGCGCCCGCAGGCGAAGGGCGCCTCCCGCATGATCGACAGCACTTTCCACAGCCGCGCCAGATACGAGCTGCCCTCGCCGCCAACCGGCTGCGGCAGATCACCGTCGACAAGCCGCTTCAGATAGCGAAGTTCGGTTTCATCGAGCCTCTGACCCTGCCCCCATGCGTCGACGATGAAGAAGCCGACCGGCGAGCCCTTCCATCGAAGCGCCTGGCGAATGAGCGCCGTTTCGACGCGCGGGATGCCCACTGGCGGATGCGGCCCCCAGCGAAACGGCAGGGACGCATCAATATACAGTTTTTTCAATGGCTTACCTCTGAGGTTGCTTCACCGAAATCAATCAATCCGGAGGCAACAAAATCCGTGGCGGTCAAAGCCGCATCCTTTCGGATCGTTTGCCTTTGTTCCGATCGAGGCCCCGGAGGCTTCGCAAATGGCTTTCCCGGGAGTGCCAATCTATCTACGTGGGAAATTTACCCACGTCAAGTACGCGCGGTTGACTTGTGGGTTATTTTCCCACACATTGAGTCAGTCAGCGACTGTAAGAGGAAAGGAAGCCAAGACATTCCATAGGATTCAGCGGACCGTCCGCCCCCCGCATGGTCCGCGGAAAGCAGCCGTACCAAAAAAGCTCATACCCCTACCCAACGAGCCCCGTACGGCTGTGCCGGCCGGTCCCGTCTATCGCAAAGGACGGACCGGCCGGATTACCGCTCCCTCCACACGCTGGCACATCAATCGCTTCGTCATCCTGGGGCGGAGTAAGGAGCGCAGCGACGCGGCGCAGCCCCCAGGATCCATGCCGCGACTTCGAAGCCTCGCCACGGTGCAGAATTCTGCTCCGCTGCACGCCACGGCTAAGGTCACGGAATGGATCCCAGGGTCTTCGCGACGGAACTGCGCTCCTGCTTCGCCCAGGGATGACGACGCGATGCGCGGCTTCCGGGAAACGATGAAGGCTCTAAGGCCCGCCAGGTCCACCAGGCCCACCGGGACCGCCAGGTCCACCCGGCCCACCGGGGCCGCCCGGACCACCGCCGGGCGCGTCCGGCCCGCCCGGCCCAGGAGGCTGACCAGGCAGACCGGGTGACTTGGGCCCGGGCATGCCGGAGCGGTTTGGCCCGCCGGCACCGCGACCACGCGACGCCGACACAATATTGCCCTCGCGATCGAACCCGACCTCGATAAATGCCCTGACGACACCAGTCGATTTCTCATCGCCGTTCTGATTGTCGACGGCGACGCCAAGACCCGATTCCAGCCGCTGTCCGCGGCGCTGCAAAAACGTCTCGTAAAGAACATCGGCGACATTGGCCTGCGGCACCGGCGCTTCCGCTTCCAGATGCACCACTTTGTATCCGCCCTTGGCCTTGGTGAGGGTCAGCTGAACGCGCCGATTTGCCAGCGGCGACGATCCGGGGCCGATCTTGAGCTGCCCGACCTGCAACGCACCTGAGCGCACCACCGCCAGGCCGCGAAGCTGATAGGTCTGCTGGTGCGGCCTGGCCTCCACCAGGCTGGCGACGATTTTCCCGTCGGGCCGGCGAATGCCGTGGACGGCCACGATATCGCCTACCCCGACCGTCAATCCCTCCGCTAGCTGGCTGGTGTCGACCTGCTGTCCCAGCACCCGCATCGAGCCGGCGGTCTTGCGCTCGACCGGTCCGACCACCTCACTGGTGACATGGATGGCTGAGGTCACGATGCGATCGGCCTGTTGCACCACCGCGACGCGCACGACATGCCCGATCTTGAGGCTGTCCGGGGCGAGGCGGACGCCGTCGATCCAGACCGGCACGTCGGGCTGGTACTGAACCCGCACGCCGTTGACGAAAATGCTGCCGAAGCGCTGGATCGTTCCGACGATGCCGGTGCCGCCGATGCCCTGGTCGCCGTCGGTCCCTGCCGTCCAGCCGGTGCCGCCAATGCCCTGGTCTTTCGACGGTTCGGTCGCCCGCGCAAGCAGACTGAATAACACCGCCGGCACGGCGGCTGCGAGCGTTAGGAAATCCCGTCTGGTCGGTCTCCCGCTCATGCCGTCTCTCCGCCGGCACCCTTGTTTTCAGGCTTTTCCTCGGCAACCAGCGACGTGCCGTCGGAGGTGAGGATATAGACACCCCAGTTCCACCGGCTGGTGCCGCCTGGATCGCTTTGAATGGCCTGGTTTGCGTATTTGTTCAGGCGCAGCAGCGTTTCGACCGCGATCTCGCGGCTGTAGGCCTCGAGCGACCTGGCCAGCTCTTCCGACAGCCCGTCATAGTGGACGGCGCGCTCGAGGAAGGGCGGCGCGTCGGCCAGGACGTTGTCGACCGAGGCCGCCGCGTGATCCCCGAGATTGCGGGCAAAATAGTAGAGCCGGACCTCGCCGT contains these protein-coding regions:
- a CDS encoding GntR family transcriptional regulator, which encodes MSGKRGLIRSGTTVDQMVRAIGDRIVTGVLRPGEKLDEVSLAARFEVSRTPVREALGQLSAMGLVERRPNRGAIVAVVTQEHLTSMFESMAELEGICARFCAERMTGSERRALEAEHQASARLVRLGAEEDYEYFNTEFHSRLYRGAHSTHIQELTATTRSRLAPFRRAQFRLAGRLAKSWQEHDAIVTAILRGDGAAAGKAARDHVSIVSEASAVFAVGDQPKAATTIRVTSG
- a CDS encoding Group 1 glycosyl transferase, translated to MKKLYIDASLPFRWGPHPPVGIPRVETALIRQALRWKGSPVGFFIVDAWGQGQRLDETELRYLKRLVDGDLPQPVGGEGSSYLARLWKVLSIMREAPFACGREFDRVAAIFLSGSEKRRGLKFQLSKTAIRLFKIVKSALRPSRLDTGDPLKDENVICFLSSASVHEFAAKKLTGKAKSGIFTLMHDLIPIDFPQFVGPHHARGFVRNTAWQLENAQLLVCVSKYTADRVKCHAKASGLRRIPQVAVASPGAFLRESVTDREMSVVKQNRNRKFVLYCSTIEIRKNHILLLKVWHRLLPLLGDRLPTLVLCGRWGWMYEELTAFMAEHPELAEHVQFRSNLSDRELAELYRDAEFSVYPSAVEGWGLGAAECLDFGLPVLISDAPSLTEATQGLMPTIPARDVEGWCAAIAKACTDPVWLAELRHTITTRYRPIRERAFFATIVDHVAAIDHVAEVDHAAELDPVAETASDDPTPRIYGPHPVLAGPARQAGALVADQPVFRRA